From the genome of Amycolatopsis sp. NBC_01488, one region includes:
- the istB gene encoding IS21-like element helper ATPase IstB: protein MTSGLRVAGPAGDPLAEAVALTKRLKLPHLRRALTDLIPTAKAQRWDPAEVVRVLLAEEAAGRDAANLRTRRKRAAFPAGKTFGDWDEQASSIARPTQDSLKTLEWVRNKENLCICGPSGTGKSHFCEALGQAAIEAGLTVAWFTIEDLGALVRRHRVDDSITRALARLIRTDLIIIDDIGLLPVSPDAAEGFYRLVDAAYERRALAVSSNLHPSGFDEIMPKTLATATVDRLLHHAHVVVTQGDSFRLAQATSGQGVRPLR, encoded by the coding sequence ATGACCTCTGGACTGCGCGTCGCCGGCCCCGCCGGTGACCCCCTCGCCGAAGCCGTCGCGCTGACGAAACGGCTGAAACTGCCGCACCTGCGGCGCGCGTTGACCGACCTGATCCCGACCGCGAAGGCACAACGCTGGGACCCGGCCGAGGTCGTGCGGGTCCTGCTCGCCGAGGAAGCCGCCGGCCGCGACGCCGCGAACCTGCGAACGCGGCGCAAACGCGCCGCGTTCCCCGCAGGCAAGACCTTCGGCGACTGGGACGAGCAAGCCTCCTCCATCGCCCGCCCCACCCAAGACTCGCTGAAGACCCTGGAATGGGTGCGGAACAAGGAAAACCTCTGCATCTGCGGACCGTCCGGGACCGGCAAATCACACTTCTGCGAAGCCCTCGGCCAAGCTGCGATCGAAGCGGGGCTGACCGTCGCCTGGTTCACCATCGAAGACCTAGGCGCACTCGTGCGCCGGCACCGGGTCGACGACTCCATCACCCGAGCCCTGGCCCGGCTGATCCGCACCGACTTGATCATCATTGACGACATCGGGCTGCTGCCGGTCAGCCCCGACGCAGCTGAAGGGTTCTACCGGCTGGTCGACGCCGCCTACGAACGCCGCGCGCTAGCCGTGAGCTCGAACCTGCACCCCTCAGGATTCGACGAGATCATGCCGAAAACCCTGGCCACCGCCACGGTCGACCGGCTCCTGCACCACGCGCACGTCGTCGTCACCCAAGGTGACAGCTTCCGGCTCGCCCAAGCTACCTCCGGACAGGGGGTCAGGCCGTTGCGTTGA
- the istA gene encoding IS21 family transposase, with product MKSSREIMEILEAYDLTGSYRAAAELAGCDHHTVARYVALREAGEAPVAREHRVRPIDEYLPKIEELVVRSNGRVRADVVHQRITAMGFTGGERTTRRVVAQVKQRLRAGQRRVFRPWIVEPGLWLQWDWGHGPKIAGRQTQLWCAWLAWSRFRVVIPVMDKTLPTIVACLDTTLRRIGGVPTYALTDNEKTVSVDHIAAIAVRNPDIVEVGRHYGMTIRTCIPADPQTKGGSEATVRIAKADLVPTDTNLLEEYRSFGELETACREFCEQVNDRPHRETHRRPVEALAEERQRLHPLTRKPFTVAFGTTRRVNWDGTVSVEGVRYSVPHQLVDTRVWVRFHGDDLIVTSVDDNGPAEVARHARSTPGNPSIKDEHYPPRPDHHGDRTPRASSAEEAAFLALGSGAAAWLTEAAATGARRIRPKMAEAVTLAKLHPAEEVDRALGIAAIAGRFAENDLIRILTHNTGRDTAEPSRASEDHSLQPGTSAWSSFGLPTSDNDSESDV from the coding sequence GTGAAGAGCAGCAGGGAGATCATGGAGATCCTCGAGGCGTATGACCTCACGGGGAGTTACCGCGCCGCGGCGGAGCTCGCGGGGTGTGACCACCACACCGTCGCGCGGTATGTAGCCCTGCGGGAGGCCGGTGAAGCACCGGTCGCGCGGGAGCACCGCGTTCGCCCGATCGACGAGTACCTGCCGAAGATCGAGGAGCTGGTGGTGCGCTCCAACGGCCGGGTCCGCGCTGATGTGGTGCATCAGCGGATCACCGCGATGGGCTTCACCGGAGGTGAACGCACCACCCGACGGGTGGTGGCGCAGGTGAAACAGCGGTTGCGGGCCGGTCAGCGGCGAGTGTTCCGGCCGTGGATCGTGGAGCCCGGACTGTGGTTGCAGTGGGATTGGGGCCACGGACCGAAAATCGCCGGTAGGCAGACGCAGCTGTGGTGTGCGTGGCTGGCGTGGTCGCGGTTTCGGGTGGTGATCCCGGTGATGGACAAGACCCTGCCGACGATCGTGGCGTGCCTGGACACCACCCTGCGACGAATCGGCGGTGTTCCGACGTATGCGTTGACCGACAACGAAAAGACAGTGTCGGTGGACCATATCGCGGCGATCGCGGTCCGCAACCCCGACATCGTCGAAGTGGGCCGGCACTACGGGATGACGATCCGCACCTGCATCCCGGCGGACCCGCAGACCAAGGGCGGGTCGGAGGCGACGGTCCGGATCGCGAAGGCCGATCTGGTGCCCACCGACACCAACCTGCTGGAGGAGTACCGCAGCTTCGGCGAGCTCGAGACAGCCTGCCGGGAGTTCTGTGAGCAGGTCAACGACCGGCCGCACCGCGAGACCCACCGCCGCCCCGTTGAAGCGCTCGCGGAGGAACGCCAACGGCTGCATCCCTTGACCCGTAAGCCGTTCACTGTCGCGTTCGGCACCACCCGGCGCGTCAACTGGGACGGCACCGTCTCCGTTGAGGGCGTGCGGTATTCGGTGCCGCACCAGCTGGTCGACACCCGGGTCTGGGTCCGCTTCCACGGCGACGACCTGATCGTCACCTCGGTCGATGACAACGGCCCCGCCGAGGTCGCCCGGCACGCTCGTTCGACACCGGGCAACCCGTCGATCAAGGACGAGCACTACCCACCACGCCCCGATCACCACGGCGACCGGACCCCGCGAGCCAGCTCGGCGGAGGAGGCGGCGTTCCTGGCGCTGGGCAGCGGCGCGGCAGCCTGGTTGACCGAGGCCGCGGCCACCGGCGCGCGTCGGATCCGCCCGAAGATGGCCGAAGCAGTCACCCTGGCGAAGCTGCATCCCGCCGAGGAGGTTGATCGGGCGCTGGGGATCGCGGCGATCGCCGGGCGGTTCGCCGAGAACGACCTGATCCGCATCCTGACCCACAACACCGGCCGCGACACCGCCGAACCCTCGCGGGCCAGTGAGGACCACAGCCTCCAGCCGGGCACCTCGGCCTGGTCCAGCTTCGGCCTCCCCACCAGCGACAACGACTCTGAAAGTGACGTGTGA